The proteins below come from a single Serpentinimonas raichei genomic window:
- a CDS encoding aminotransferase class I/II-fold pyridoxal phosphate-dependent enzyme: MSTWDGRVHGGTDDQGVAQWDFSSNANACGPCPDVEAAVRQADPRRYPDPAYTALSRALAGLHGVEPERILLGTSASEWVQRLSAWARQRGQLKVWWPRHAYGDYAQAASAWGLEQTDDPLQARLAWLCEPSSPLGQNESPEVVAALLGNARAVVALDCAYVPLRLDGVPALTPEQRQRCWQIWSPNKALGLTGVRAAYAIAPPAQAPMRRELESLAASWPVGSHGVAMLQQWCRPQVQAWVQGCLPELQRCKERLLQGLERRGWRCLPSHTPFFCAQPPAPLPAPQLRARGIKLRDASSFGWPGWWRLSAQNDEAVQALLRALDSLSSMETSS, encoded by the coding sequence ATGAGCACCTGGGATGGGCGGGTACACGGCGGCACCGACGACCAAGGTGTTGCCCAATGGGACTTTTCATCCAACGCCAACGCCTGCGGTCCATGCCCAGACGTTGAGGCTGCGGTGCGACAAGCCGACCCCCGCCGCTACCCGGACCCTGCCTACACGGCGCTGAGCCGCGCCTTGGCTGGTTTGCACGGGGTCGAACCCGAGCGCATTTTGTTGGGCACCAGTGCCAGCGAATGGGTGCAGCGCCTGTCGGCTTGGGCGCGGCAACGGGGGCAGCTTAAAGTCTGGTGGCCGCGCCACGCCTACGGCGACTACGCCCAGGCGGCGAGCGCATGGGGCTTGGAGCAGACCGATGACCCCCTTCAGGCTAGGCTGGCATGGCTGTGCGAACCCAGCAGTCCATTGGGGCAAAACGAAAGCCCCGAGGTGGTTGCCGCGCTGCTGGGCAACGCCCGCGCCGTGGTGGCGTTGGACTGCGCCTACGTGCCGCTCAGGCTCGATGGGGTGCCCGCCTTGACACCCGAACAGCGCCAGCGTTGCTGGCAGATCTGGTCACCCAACAAAGCCCTGGGCCTGACCGGGGTCCGCGCTGCCTACGCGATTGCGCCGCCAGCGCAAGCCCCCATGCGTCGGGAACTGGAATCCTTGGCGGCCTCTTGGCCGGTGGGCAGCCATGGGGTGGCCATGCTGCAGCAGTGGTGCCGACCGCAGGTGCAGGCATGGGTGCAAGGGTGCCTGCCCGAGCTGCAACGGTGCAAGGAGCGCCTTTTGCAAGGTCTGGAGCGCCGGGGCTGGCGCTGTTTGCCCAGCCATACCCCCTTCTTTTGTGCCCAGCCGCCGGCGCCGCTGCCGGCACCACAACTGCGGGCGCGGGGAATCAAGTTGCGCGATGCCAGCTCATTCGGCTGGCCCGGTTGGTGGCGTTTGAGTGCACAGAACGATGAGGCTGTGCAGGCTTTGCTGCGGGCACTGGATAGTCTGAGCAGCATGGAGACCTCCTCATGA
- a CDS encoding cobyrinate a,c-diamide synthase: MIAAPASGQGKTSVTCGLARLHARAGRRVQVFKCGPDFLDPQWLALASGQPVDNLDLWINGEADLRTRLCHASESNEVILIEGVMGLFDGEPSAADLAQMLGVPVLAVVDASAMAQTFGALVHGLRHYQGGLKWAGALANRVTSDGHAHALQASVTAGHEDPLHAGWLGALRWDAAFALPERHLGLTAASELPDATARLDAMADALALTPLGQLDFVEWQRWAVRFDMPAEAPPETPKLLAGRTVAVAQDAAFCFIYPANLATLGALGARVMAFSPLADHALPPCDAVWLPGGYPELHVESLARLQRTRHGLAAHVAAGKPLWAECGGMMPLFEGLTLGDGRRHPMWSLLPGEVTMQPRLAALGSQQWDTPHGALRGHSFHYSTVDTSHPPAAQTQPARRFGRPEAVYRHGALQASYFHAWFASSPKATAHLFLPEAA; this comes from the coding sequence TTGATTGCTGCCCCGGCGTCGGGGCAGGGCAAAACCAGTGTCACCTGCGGCTTGGCGCGTCTGCATGCGCGGGCCGGGCGGCGGGTGCAGGTATTCAAGTGCGGCCCTGATTTCCTCGATCCCCAATGGCTGGCACTGGCCAGCGGGCAGCCAGTGGACAATTTGGATCTGTGGATAAATGGCGAGGCCGATCTGCGCACACGGCTTTGCCATGCCTCCGAGAGCAATGAGGTGATTTTGATCGAGGGAGTGATGGGTCTGTTCGACGGCGAGCCCAGCGCGGCTGATTTGGCTCAGATGCTGGGCGTTCCCGTGCTGGCGGTGGTGGATGCCTCGGCCATGGCTCAGACATTTGGTGCCTTGGTGCATGGTTTGCGCCACTATCAGGGCGGGTTAAAGTGGGCGGGCGCCTTGGCTAACCGGGTGACCAGCGATGGCCATGCCCACGCGCTGCAGGCTTCAGTGACCGCTGGCCACGAGGATCCACTGCATGCGGGCTGGTTGGGCGCTTTGCGCTGGGATGCGGCTTTTGCCCTGCCAGAGCGGCACTTGGGCCTGACCGCCGCCAGCGAGCTGCCGGACGCCACGGCTAGGCTGGATGCCATGGCCGATGCCTTGGCCCTAACGCCTTTGGGTCAATTGGATTTTGTAGAGTGGCAGCGTTGGGCGGTGCGTTTTGACATGCCTGCCGAAGCGCCACCCGAGACACCGAAACTGCTGGCTGGTCGCACGGTGGCGGTGGCCCAAGATGCAGCCTTTTGCTTCATTTATCCCGCCAATTTGGCAACACTGGGCGCCTTGGGTGCGCGGGTTATGGCCTTTTCGCCCTTGGCCGACCATGCGCTACCCCCCTGCGACGCCGTCTGGTTACCCGGTGGCTACCCGGAGCTGCATGTCGAATCGCTGGCCCGCCTGCAGCGCACCCGGCATGGCTTGGCCGCCCATGTGGCAGCGGGCAAACCGCTGTGGGCTGAATGCGGGGGCATGATGCCCCTGTTTGAAGGATTGACGCTTGGTGACGGTCGTCGGCACCCCATGTGGAGTTTGTTGCCCGGAGAGGTCACCATGCAGCCACGCCTGGCGGCACTGGGGTCGCAACAATGGGATACGCCCCATGGCGCCTTGCGCGGGCACAGCTTTCACTACTCAACGGTCGACACCTCCCACCCCCCAGCCGCGCAGACCCAACCTGCGCGGCGCTTTGGGCGGCCCGAGGCGGTTTACCGCCATGGTGCCTTGCAGGCCAGTTATTTTCACGCATGGTTTGCGTCGTCTCCCAAGGCCACAGCGCACCTGTTTTTGCCGGAGGCCGCATGA
- a CDS encoding bifunctional adenosylcobinamide kinase/adenosylcobinamide-phosphate guanylyltransferase, with protein MADTARLELILGGQKSGKSRHAEQRAQQWLAGAPGRRALLLATAVPGDAEMRQRIERHQHDRAQRVPGLQTRAVGQGLGPGRMRELALALQHESAPQTLLLVDCLTLWLTQALMPPPGLAPLADSEAAIEHLCHTLAALPGPVLLVGNEIGLGVIPLGAEVRGFVDELGRLNQTLAARADRVTLMVAGCPLRVKGGD; from the coding sequence ATGGCTGATACGGCACGTTTGGAACTCATCCTCGGCGGCCAAAAAAGCGGCAAGTCGCGCCATGCCGAGCAGCGGGCGCAGCAGTGGCTGGCGGGTGCGCCGGGGCGGCGCGCGCTGCTGCTGGCCACCGCCGTGCCCGGCGACGCGGAAATGCGCCAGCGCATCGAGCGCCACCAGCATGACCGGGCGCAGCGGGTGCCGGGCCTGCAAACGCGCGCAGTCGGGCAGGGCCTGGGGCCGGGCCGGATGCGCGAGTTGGCGCTGGCGCTGCAGCACGAGAGCGCACCGCAGACGCTGCTGCTGGTGGACTGCCTCACGCTGTGGCTGACGCAAGCGCTCATGCCGCCGCCGGGGCTGGCGCCACTGGCCGACAGCGAGGCGGCCATCGAGCACCTGTGCCACACCTTGGCCGCTCTGCCTGGGCCGGTGCTGCTGGTGGGCAACGAAATCGGGCTGGGCGTGATTCCACTGGGGGCCGAGGTGCGCGGTTTTGTGGACGAACTCGGGCGCCTGAACCAGACGCTGGCGGCGCGGGCGGATCGCGTCACCTTAATGGTGGCGGGCTGCCCGTTGCGGGTGAAAGGCGGGGATTGA
- a CDS encoding ABC transporter ATP-binding protein: MSTCPAPAMLAAHELCVQLGPARQPRRVLQRVQVAVHGGRWTSIVGPNGAGKSTLLRALAGLVPFQGRVELQGRPIQDWSQRERARALAWLAQGGASDMGADDLSVRDVAMLGRLPHQGWLAAPSAVDHAVVEAALRQTHAWDWRDRAFGALSGGERQRVLLARLLAVQAQVLLMDEPLTSLDPPHQADWLALVRELVAQGRTVVSVLHEISMALMADDVIVMREGGITYQGPVNHPDAHAAISKVFEHRLRIHALDGRWVALPH, encoded by the coding sequence ATGAGCACCTGCCCCGCACCCGCCATGCTGGCGGCGCACGAGCTCTGCGTTCAGCTTGGCCCGGCACGCCAGCCGCGTCGGGTGTTGCAGCGCGTGCAGGTGGCGGTTCATGGTGGCCGCTGGACCAGCATCGTGGGCCCCAACGGCGCCGGCAAATCGACCCTCTTGCGTGCGCTGGCCGGCCTGGTACCTTTTCAGGGGCGGGTGGAGTTGCAGGGCCGGCCTATACAAGACTGGTCGCAGCGCGAACGGGCCCGAGCGCTGGCGTGGCTGGCGCAAGGGGGGGCATCTGACATGGGGGCCGACGACCTGAGCGTGCGCGACGTAGCCATGCTGGGGCGCCTGCCGCACCAAGGCTGGCTGGCCGCGCCGAGCGCGGTCGACCATGCCGTGGTAGAGGCTGCCTTGCGCCAGACCCATGCCTGGGACTGGCGCGACCGTGCCTTTGGTGCCTTGTCGGGCGGCGAGCGCCAGCGCGTGTTGCTGGCCCGGCTGCTGGCGGTGCAGGCCCAGGTGCTGCTGATGGATGAGCCCCTGACGAGCCTGGATCCGCCGCACCAGGCGGACTGGCTGGCCTTGGTGCGCGAGCTGGTGGCGCAGGGCCGCACCGTGGTCAGTGTGCTGCACGAAATTTCCATGGCCCTCATGGCCGATGACGTGATCGTTATGCGCGAGGGCGGCATCACGTATCAGGGGCCAGTGAACCATCCCGACGCCCACGCGGCGATCTCAAAGGTGTTTGAGCACCGCCTGCGCATCCATGCCCTCGATGGGCGCTGGGTGGCATTGCCCCACTGA
- a CDS encoding TonB-dependent receptor domain-containing protein: MAAIPVAVLGLAGALGVSGAAAQGTELEAVVVTATRTPVPPDQLAAQVVVIDRTAIEQAQGATLAGLLQRAAGVQISSSGGLGKASTVFIRGTEGRHVLLLIDGVRYGSATLGTPNWDNLPLAAIERIEVLKGPAAALYGSDAVGGVVQIFTRRGQEGFHPHAELGLGAYGRRSVALGVAGGQGGLSYRFGVSSLRESGFSATNPAVPFGLHHPDADGFEQDALDASVRLALAPGWALSANGLLASGDNAFDSGSGAFAVRGLTTTRVLGLGLERTWAAGARTQLRLNRADDLTRNFMSATNASHIDTRRRQWTLQHDQPTGLGTLTLGAEHTREQVNSSVAYTVRERRIEGVFVGLQGSAGPHAWQASARQDDNSQFGSASTGSLAYAFEFAEGWRMRAAHGTSFKVPSFNQLYWPGFGNPSTQPERGRSSEIGLSYEFGQQSLQLTRFEQRIRGFITAAPTVANVPRVQIDGWNLVWQGSADDWRWRTDLELLEARNRTPGANFDRQLPRRAEQQLALSVERAWGDAWWLGAHALLVGERFDDAANTQRLPGYGKLDLSAEHQLSSDWRLQLRLNNVGDKRYETALGFNQPGRALFASLTWQPQR, encoded by the coding sequence CCGCAATTCCCGTGGCCGTTCTGGGTCTGGCGGGAGCTTTGGGGGTGTCTGGCGCGGCGGCGCAAGGCACGGAGCTGGAGGCGGTGGTGGTGACGGCCACGCGCACTCCGGTGCCGCCTGATCAACTCGCTGCACAGGTGGTGGTGATCGACCGAACTGCGATCGAGCAGGCCCAAGGGGCGACGCTGGCGGGTTTGCTGCAACGAGCCGCCGGGGTGCAGATCAGCAGCAGCGGCGGGCTGGGCAAGGCCTCCACCGTGTTCATCCGCGGCACCGAGGGGCGCCATGTGCTGCTGCTGATCGACGGTGTGCGCTATGGCTCGGCCACCTTGGGCACGCCGAACTGGGACAACCTGCCGCTGGCGGCGATCGAGCGCATCGAGGTGCTCAAGGGCCCGGCAGCCGCTCTTTACGGCAGCGACGCCGTGGGCGGCGTGGTGCAGATTTTTACCCGCCGTGGCCAGGAAGGGTTCCATCCCCACGCCGAACTGGGTTTGGGCGCATACGGGCGGCGCAGCGTGGCGCTGGGCGTGGCTGGCGGGCAGGGTGGCTTGAGCTACCGCTTCGGCGTTTCGAGCCTGCGCGAGAGCGGGTTTTCGGCCACCAATCCGGCCGTACCCTTCGGTTTGCACCACCCAGACGCCGATGGTTTCGAGCAAGATGCGTTGGATGCAAGCGTGCGGCTGGCGTTGGCTCCGGGCTGGGCCTTGTCAGCCAACGGGCTGCTGGCCAGTGGCGACAACGCCTTCGATTCGGGCTCCGGCGCCTTTGCGGTGCGGGGTTTGACGACCACGCGCGTGCTCGGGCTTGGGCTAGAGCGCACCTGGGCTGCCGGGGCGCGCACCCAACTGCGCTTGAACCGCGCCGACGACCTGACACGCAACTTCATGTCGGCTACCAACGCCTCGCACATCGACACCCGGCGCCGCCAGTGGACGCTGCAGCACGATCAGCCGACTGGCCTTGGCACCCTGACCTTGGGTGCGGAACATACCCGCGAGCAGGTCAACAGCAGTGTCGCCTACACGGTGCGCGAGCGCCGCATCGAGGGCGTGTTCGTCGGTCTGCAAGGCAGCGCTGGGCCGCACGCCTGGCAGGCCAGTGCTCGGCAAGATGACAACTCGCAGTTTGGCTCGGCCAGCACCGGCTCGCTCGCCTATGCGTTTGAATTTGCCGAAGGCTGGCGCATGCGTGCCGCGCACGGCACCAGTTTTAAGGTCCCCAGTTTCAACCAATTGTATTGGCCCGGGTTTGGCAACCCCAGCACCCAACCCGAACGCGGCCGCTCCAGTGAGATCGGGCTGAGTTACGAATTCGGCCAGCAGTCGCTGCAACTGACCCGTTTCGAGCAGCGCATCCGCGGCTTCATCACCGCCGCGCCGACGGTGGCCAACGTGCCCCGGGTGCAGATCGACGGCTGGAACCTGGTCTGGCAAGGCAGCGCAGATGACTGGCGCTGGCGCACCGACCTGGAGTTGCTGGAGGCGCGCAACCGCACCCCGGGGGCCAACTTCGATCGTCAACTGCCGCGCCGCGCCGAGCAGCAATTGGCTCTGAGCGTGGAGCGGGCCTGGGGCGACGCCTGGTGGTTGGGGGCCCACGCCCTGTTGGTGGGCGAGCGCTTCGACGACGCCGCCAACACCCAACGTCTGCCGGGCTACGGCAAGTTGGACCTTAGCGCCGAGCACCAGTTGTCTAGCGACTGGCGGCTGCAACTGCGCCTGAACAACGTGGGCGACAAGCGCTATGAAACCGCGCTGGGCTTCAACCAGCCCGGCCGCGCGCTTTTTGCCAGCCTAACATGGCAGCCGCAGCGCTGA
- a CDS encoding ABC transporter substrate-binding protein, whose product MKLPGPQRIVCLTEETTEWLYLLGQEARIVGISGYTVRPRRAREEKPKVSAFLSAKIDKILALEPDCVLGFSDLQADIAAALIRAGVQVTVFNQRSVDGIFSVLYQVAAMVGCVEQGQQRIKAMQAQLDAIAQAATAQDAAGLRRPRVFFEEWDEPHISAIRWVSELLTLAGGQDVFAELALQPLGKDRIIADGAEIVRRVPDMVIGSWCGKKFRAEKVAARAGWADLPAVRNGQLFEIKSADILQPGPAALTDGVAQLHRLINQWRIQYG is encoded by the coding sequence ATGAAGCTGCCCGGACCGCAGCGCATTGTCTGTTTGACCGAAGAAACCACGGAGTGGCTGTATCTGCTCGGACAGGAGGCGCGCATCGTCGGCATCAGCGGCTACACGGTGCGGCCGCGCCGGGCCCGGGAAGAAAAACCCAAGGTGAGTGCTTTTCTGAGTGCCAAGATCGACAAAATCCTGGCGCTGGAGCCAGACTGCGTGTTGGGTTTTTCCGACCTGCAGGCGGACATTGCGGCAGCGCTGATCCGCGCCGGGGTGCAGGTGACCGTGTTCAACCAGCGCAGCGTGGACGGGATTTTTTCTGTGCTGTATCAAGTGGCGGCGATGGTGGGCTGTGTGGAGCAGGGTCAGCAGCGCATCAAGGCCATGCAGGCCCAACTCGACGCGATTGCGCAGGCCGCCACCGCGCAGGATGCCGCAGGTTTGCGCCGCCCCAGGGTTTTTTTCGAGGAATGGGACGAGCCCCACATCAGCGCCATCCGCTGGGTCTCGGAACTGCTGACGCTGGCGGGCGGCCAAGATGTGTTTGCCGAGCTGGCATTGCAGCCCTTGGGCAAAGATCGCATCATTGCCGATGGGGCTGAGATCGTGCGGCGTGTGCCCGACATGGTGATCGGTTCGTGGTGTGGCAAGAAATTTCGGGCCGAGAAGGTGGCTGCTCGTGCGGGTTGGGCTGACTTGCCGGCCGTGCGCAACGGGCAACTGTTCGAAATCAAGTCGGCCGACATCCTGCAACCCGGCCCTGCGGCTCTGACCGATGGAGTGGCCCAGTTGCATCGGTTAATCAATCAGTGGCGCATCCAATATGGCTGA
- a CDS encoding FecCD family ABC transporter permease — MTQAASTQAAAPSKAGAAVHATADQSRSAWLAWVLMGAAAVLVLLGLGVGSTGVEPVWTMLADPVAAQIVWDIRAPRTLGAWAAGALLGLAGAVAQGLFRNPLADPFLLGSAAGASLAVAVTLVGLGVSPFAAAWVVRLGLTGAAFVGAVAAVLLTLALARGVQHTFRLLLAGVVVGMVLGALTALVTLMEPAVLQAMQAFMLGSTGFVGWSSWIIMASVGAVCVAAAWALAKVLDGLSLGEATAQSLGLPLGPLRAALVAVIALATGAAVAQTGLIAFVGLAAPHLVRAVVKTTHARLVWLSSLMGGLLLLAADLLARGLLAPQEIPVGVLTAVLGGGYLLWLMHRKMA; from the coding sequence ATGACCCAGGCCGCATCCACCCAAGCCGCCGCGCCCTCAAAGGCGGGCGCTGCCGTGCACGCCACGGCGGATCAAAGCCGCAGCGCCTGGCTGGCTTGGGTGTTGATGGGCGCGGCCGCCGTGCTGGTGCTGCTGGGCTTGGGGGTGGGAAGCACCGGCGTGGAGCCGGTTTGGACCATGCTGGCCGACCCGGTGGCGGCGCAGATTGTGTGGGACATCCGGGCCCCGCGCACGCTCGGCGCTTGGGCGGCAGGGGCGCTGCTGGGATTAGCAGGAGCGGTGGCCCAGGGCCTGTTTCGCAATCCACTGGCCGATCCGTTTTTGCTGGGCAGCGCGGCGGGTGCGTCGCTCGCCGTGGCGGTGACGCTGGTGGGCTTGGGGGTGTCGCCCTTTGCGGCGGCTTGGGTGGTGCGCTTGGGCCTGACGGGCGCGGCTTTTGTGGGGGCGGTTGCTGCGGTGCTGCTCACGCTGGCGCTGGCGCGCGGGGTGCAGCACACGTTTCGGCTGTTGCTGGCCGGCGTTGTGGTGGGCATGGTGCTGGGCGCACTCACCGCACTGGTCACCCTCATGGAGCCCGCTGTGCTGCAAGCCATGCAGGCTTTCATGCTGGGCTCCACGGGCTTTGTGGGCTGGTCTTCGTGGATCATCATGGCCTCGGTGGGGGCGGTTTGCGTGGCGGCGGCGTGGGCGCTGGCCAAAGTGCTCGACGGGCTGAGCCTGGGCGAAGCCACGGCGCAGAGCCTGGGCTTGCCGCTGGGGCCGCTGCGGGCGGCGCTGGTGGCCGTGATTGCGCTGGCCACCGGCGCGGCCGTGGCGCAGACCGGGCTGATCGCCTTTGTGGGCTTGGCGGCGCCGCATCTGGTGCGCGCCGTGGTCAAGACGACCCACGCCCGGCTGGTGTGGCTGTCTAGCCTGATGGGCGGCTTGCTGCTGCTGGCGGCCGATCTGCTGGCGCGCGGTTTGCTGGCCCCGCAGGAAATCCCGGTCGGGGTGCTCACGGCGGTGCTGGGCGGAGGCTATCTGCTGTGGTTGATGCACCGGAAGATGGCATGA
- the cobO gene encoding cob(I)yrinic acid a,c-diamide adenosyltransferase, whose amino-acid sequence MQIESPPTEKRYEKPEGERRGLVIVHTGDGKGKSTAAFGLALRAFGRTHVHGKQVRIFQFMKVPSARFGEHRMFEQMGLPIEGLGDGFSWKSKDLDHSAQLARDGWQRARAAILDGQHFLLVLDEITYPLIYGWLPLDDVLQTLRERPRDVHVCLTGRRCPPEIIELADTVTEMTLIKHAFQAGVPAQRGIED is encoded by the coding sequence ATGCAGATTGAATCGCCCCCCACCGAAAAGCGTTACGAAAAGCCCGAGGGCGAGCGGCGCGGGCTCGTGATCGTTCACACCGGCGACGGCAAGGGCAAGAGCACGGCAGCCTTTGGGCTGGCATTGCGTGCCTTTGGGCGCACCCATGTGCACGGCAAGCAGGTGCGGATTTTCCAGTTCATGAAGGTTCCCAGCGCACGTTTTGGCGAGCACCGCATGTTTGAGCAGATGGGCCTGCCCATTGAAGGCCTGGGCGATGGTTTCAGTTGGAAAAGCAAGGATTTGGACCATTCTGCGCAACTGGCTCGCGATGGCTGGCAGCGCGCCAGGGCGGCCATACTGGATGGGCAGCATTTTTTGCTGGTGCTCGACGAAATCACCTACCCGCTCATTTACGGCTGGTTGCCGCTGGACGATGTGCTGCAAACCCTGCGCGAGCGCCCGCGCGACGTGCACGTCTGCCTGACCGGTCGCCGCTGTCCGCCAGAAATCATCGAACTGGCCGATACCGTGACCGAAATGACCTTGATCAAACACGCCTTCCAGGCCGGGGTGCCGGCGCAGCGTGGCATTGAAGACTGA
- the cbiB gene encoding adenosylcobinamide-phosphate synthase CbiB produces MQDLAPAWIAILSPGVAIGVALLADRWLGEPPLRWHPVAAMGQALAWLGRWAAPPAHVGAEQRWGPWGRGALGWMVGAVVVAGGAALLAGLVAFVPLWLQAVLLGLLLKPLLAWRMLHQEVQQVETALAVSLQAGQAQLSRLVSREVSSLDEAAVRQAALSSLSENLNDSVVAPLFWFAVAGLPGAALYRWANTADAMWGYRGERNGRIWTWAGHWAARADDVLSWLPARLTGVLLLGWGSVRRVRALPQQARRTPSPNGGWPMGALALALNVRLCKPGVYALNEHAAAPTPSCTQRAIVLCSHTLWLAAGLLAAAAACVAALRQGAGA; encoded by the coding sequence ATGCAAGACCTTGCTCCCGCTTGGATAGCCATTCTCAGTCCGGGGGTGGCGATAGGGGTGGCCCTGCTGGCAGACCGCTGGCTGGGTGAGCCGCCGCTGCGCTGGCATCCGGTAGCGGCCATGGGGCAGGCCTTGGCGTGGCTGGGCCGCTGGGCAGCGCCGCCAGCCCATGTAGGGGCCGAGCAGCGCTGGGGTCCATGGGGCCGCGGCGCTCTGGGCTGGATGGTGGGGGCCGTGGTGGTGGCGGGTGGTGCCGCGCTGCTGGCAGGTCTGGTGGCTTTTGTGCCGCTCTGGCTGCAGGCCGTGCTGCTGGGGTTGTTGCTCAAACCCTTGCTGGCATGGCGCATGTTGCACCAAGAGGTGCAGCAGGTGGAGACCGCCTTGGCCGTGTCGCTGCAGGCCGGGCAGGCGCAACTGTCGCGGCTCGTCAGCCGCGAGGTGTCGTCGCTGGATGAAGCCGCTGTGCGCCAAGCGGCCTTGTCCTCGTTGTCAGAAAACCTCAACGATTCTGTGGTGGCCCCCCTGTTCTGGTTTGCCGTGGCCGGCTTGCCCGGCGCTGCGTTGTACCGCTGGGCCAACACCGCTGACGCCATGTGGGGCTACCGGGGCGAGCGCAACGGTCGCATCTGGACGTGGGCTGGCCATTGGGCCGCACGGGCAGACGATGTGTTGTCGTGGCTGCCCGCCCGCCTGACCGGGGTGCTGTTGCTGGGCTGGGGCTCGGTGCGGCGCGTGCGGGCGCTGCCGCAACAGGCCCGCCGCACCCCCTCGCCCAACGGGGGCTGGCCCATGGGCGCTTTGGCGCTGGCTTTGAACGTGCGCTTGTGCAAGCCTGGCGTGTACGCGCTCAATGAACATGCCGCTGCACCCACCCCGAGCTGCACCCAACGGGCCATCGTTTTGTGCAGCCACACCCTATGGCTGGCTGCTGGCCTGCTTGCGGCTGCAGCGGCATGCGTTGCCGCGTTGCGACAAGGGGCGGGAGCATGA
- a CDS encoding ABC transporter substrate-binding protein, with product MAGLVQAQAQPIQVTDDRGRTVLLPAPPQRVVSILPSLTETVCALQQCQRLVGVDRFSNWPAAVQALPQVGGGIDPNIEAIVALRPDVVLVATSSRGSERLEALGLKVVALEPKTHADVQRVLGTVARVLGLPPGDAQRLWHQIDAGVQAAAQSLPAGVRQTRVYFEVNRAPFAAGASSFIGETLTRLGAQNIVPAELGPFPKLNPEFVVRANPDVIMVGDRNFAGLTDRPGWSRIRAVSRGQMCVFSNQEADTIIRPGPRMAEGARLLADCLRRYAQP from the coding sequence ATGGCTGGGCTGGTCCAGGCGCAGGCGCAGCCTATCCAGGTCACGGACGACCGCGGCCGCACGGTGCTGCTGCCCGCGCCGCCGCAGCGGGTGGTTTCGATCCTGCCCTCGCTCACCGAAACCGTGTGCGCACTGCAGCAGTGCCAGCGCCTGGTGGGGGTGGACCGTTTTTCCAACTGGCCCGCAGCGGTGCAGGCGCTGCCCCAAGTGGGGGGCGGGATCGACCCGAATATCGAGGCCATCGTTGCCCTGCGGCCCGATGTGGTGCTGGTGGCCACTTCCAGCCGGGGCAGCGAGCGGCTGGAGGCGCTGGGCCTGAAGGTGGTGGCGCTGGAGCCCAAAACCCATGCCGACGTGCAGCGGGTGCTGGGCACGGTGGCGCGGGTGCTGGGGTTGCCGCCGGGGGATGCGCAGCGCCTGTGGCACCAGATCGACGCGGGGGTGCAGGCGGCGGCGCAGTCGCTGCCGGCTGGGGTGCGCCAGACGCGGGTGTACTTTGAGGTAAACCGCGCGCCTTTTGCAGCCGGGGCTTCATCGTTCATCGGCGAGACGCTGACACGGCTGGGGGCGCAGAATATTGTGCCGGCTGAATTGGGGCCGTTTCCGAAATTAAACCCCGAGTTTGTGGTGCGCGCCAACCCCGACGTGATCATGGTGGGCGATCGCAACTTTGCCGGCCTGACCGACCGGCCGGGTTGGTCGCGCATCCGGGCGGTGAGTCGGGGCCAGATGTGTGTGTTCAGCAACCAAGAGGCCGATACCATCATTCGCCCGGGGCCGCGCATGGCCGAAGGCGCGCGCCTGTTGGCCGATTGTCTGCGGCGCTACGCCCAGCCGTGA